Genomic DNA from Methanobrevibacter wolinii SH:
AATTTATTAAGATTATTTTTTTTTAAATCTTTTTTCAATATTTTTTGGAGAAAATTATTATGATTGTTAAAGATTGGTGTGTTTACTGTGGTGAATGTGCTGGAGTATGTCCAAGAAATTTAATCACAGTCAGAGAAACAAATTTAGAATTTAAAACTGATGAGTGTAAAGAATGTAGTACATGTGTTGCAGCATGTCCTATAAATGCATTAGAACAAGAATAGGTGTATATTATGATAGAAACAGATGTATTAGTCGTTGGAGCAGGACCTGCTGGTTCTACAGCAGCAAAACATGCGGCATTAGGTGGAGCAAAAGTAATATTAATTGATAAAAAATCTGAAATTGGAGCTCCTAAAAGATGTGCTGAAGGTGTTTCTAAAAAAGGTCTTAAAAAATTAGGTGTAGAACCTAATCCTAGATTCATTGCTAAAGAATTAGATGGTGTAAGACTTGTAGCACCTGATAATACTAGTGTATGGATGACTTCTGAAGAAATTGAACTTCCTGAAGCAGGTTATATCTTAGAAAGGAAAGTATTTGATAAATTTATGGCTATGGATGCAGCTAGGGCTGGTGCAGAAATTAAAATTAAAACATTAGCTAAAAAAGTTACTAAAGCTGAAGATTCTTTCATTGTTACTTGTGAACAATTTGGAGAAGAATTTGATATTAAAGCACATATTGTAATTGCAGCTGATGGTCCAGAATCTCATGTTGGTAGATGGGCAGGTTTAAAAACAGCTACAAAAGCAGTTCATATGGAATCTGGTTTCCAATATGAAATGTGTAATTTACACTTTGAAAGACCAGGAGTTATTGAATTCTATTTCGGTTCTTGTGCTCCTGGAGGATATGTATGGATTTTCCCTAAAGGAGATGACATTGCAAATGTTGGTTTAGCAATTCTTACTCCTACTGCAGAAAAACTTAATCCAGGTAAAACTGCTAAAGAATATTTAGATGATTGGATTGCAAAAAGTCCTATTACTAAAGATGCACAAGCTGTTGAAATGAATGTTGGTGGAGACCCTGTTGGTGGTATGCCTAAAAAAATATATGATGATAATATAATGGTTTGTGGAGATGCAGCTGGACAAGTTAATCCTTTAACTGGTGGAGGAATTATTAGTGGTATGACTGGTGGTATGTATGCTGGTCAAGTAGCAGCTGAAGCTATTAAAGAAGGAAATTATTCTTCTAAATTCCTTAAAAAATATGATAAATTAGTAAGGGATGATATTGGAGAAGAAATTAAAAAATATGCAGTTGTTCAAAATTATATGCTTGATTTAAAAGATGAAGATCTTAATAAAATCGCTGATGCATTTAAAGATATGGATTTCACTAAAGTTTCTACAACCCAACTTGTAAAAGCTTTAATTAAAGTTTCTCCTTCAGCAGCTTTAAAAATAGGTAGATATTTCTTATAAATCCTATTTTTTTAATTTTTACTAGTTAAAACATTTTTTTAAATTATTTGTTTAATTTAATTTTTTAATTATTGTTTTTTTAAAACCTAATTTTTTAAAATTCTGTTTATTCTTAAATTATAAAGAATAATATTCTAAATTTTAATAATCTTATTTTGTTTTTATTAGTTTATTTGTTTAATTTTTAAAATATTTTTTCTTTAAATATTTAATTTAAAATCTTATTTTATTGAAACAATTAAATATTTATTTAAATATATTATTAAATATTATAAATTGAATTTTTTAATTTAATATTTAAATTACAGATTCTTTTAAAATTTATTTTATTGGATTTTTAAGTAATTATATTTTTATAAATAAATTTTATTTGATAGTGATTTGAAATATAT
This window encodes:
- a CDS encoding DUF362 domain-containing protein, with the protein product MIVKDWCVYCGECAGVCPRNLITVRETNLEFKTDECKECSTCVAACPINALEQE
- a CDS encoding NAD(P)/FAD-dependent oxidoreductase, with translation MIETDVLVVGAGPAGSTAAKHAALGGAKVILIDKKSEIGAPKRCAEGVSKKGLKKLGVEPNPRFIAKELDGVRLVAPDNTSVWMTSEEIELPEAGYILERKVFDKFMAMDAARAGAEIKIKTLAKKVTKAEDSFIVTCEQFGEEFDIKAHIVIAADGPESHVGRWAGLKTATKAVHMESGFQYEMCNLHFERPGVIEFYFGSCAPGGYVWIFPKGDDIANVGLAILTPTAEKLNPGKTAKEYLDDWIAKSPITKDAQAVEMNVGGDPVGGMPKKIYDDNIMVCGDAAGQVNPLTGGGIISGMTGGMYAGQVAAEAIKEGNYSSKFLKKYDKLVRDDIGEEIKKYAVVQNYMLDLKDEDLNKIADAFKDMDFTKVSTTQLVKALIKVSPSAALKIGRYFL